The sequence NNNNNNNNNNNNNNNNNTTTTAGTTCAATAGGACAGTCGTTAATATGTATAGTGAGGAAGAAAACTTTTAATGCTCAGAAAACCGTTGAGAGGACGAAGAAGGGAAATACATAAGATATCTCTTTTGTAGACGCAAATCGATTTTATCGGCGTTTCATAAGGGAGTACTCCAAGGACCACTTTCttggaaagaagaaaatttccTTGAGCACTCCCTAGTATCCCCACCCCCCCCACTACTGGTGATATGTGAACTCCTTTCCAGTTTTCGATGAGcaaaaattcaagatggcgttCGTGTGGGTGATAATTTTGTCGGTTGGACTTATTGAAGGCGTTTTCATAATCAGCAGTTTGCAAACTCTGTTTCCTCGCGGCtcgagaaaaaaatgtttttttagagTTCTTAAAGGACTTCAGATCACACCCGTGTTGTTCATTTTTGCTTCTGCAATATGGTTCTTCTTTGTTGTGATTTTGCCCATAGAAGTTGCGAACACCTACTTGTCTTTGAAAAGCATTTGTTATACTTTCAACTGCGAGCTACCTTTGGCTGAACATGGTGTTCAACTACTTAGCAGCCATGAATCGTGTCACCAGGATATCCAGAAACTCGACAAGAACTGGAAGAAGACACAGGATATTCACCTCGATTCACTAAAATTTTGCAGCAAATGTTCTCGCGTGAGGGACCGGGGCACACACCATTGCAGTTCATGTAGTACTTGTGTTTGTTGATGTCGCATCATTGCCCGTTTATAAATAACTGCGTTGGCTTGAACAATTTTGCttactttttcttgtttttaatgcAGTGTAGTTTTGGTCTTGTATTTGCTGCATACTCAACTTATCAGCCATTCTTGTCCTGTATGATGTATTACAAATCGGCTCTCTACACAGTGGATGTTTGCAAAGAACTTGGCGACTATGCCGTTATGTTCCTGGTAGTGACCTttgtgcttttgtttatgtTCATTATGCTCTCGTTTCACACATTCCTTCTCATTGTTGACATATCAATGATAGATTTCTTAAAAACTCTGCCAGAAATTAACATTCAAAGAGTGGGTGAAAGATGTTTTTATAGAAAGAGGGCTTCAGAAAAAGAAGGTGCTTCTTAGAAAGCTTTTGCTGTTCAGAAGAGAAAAATGGTGGAAGTTTCTTGTTCCAGCCTTTAATGAAATTCCAGAACTTCTTCCTCCTGATCAATTCCTAGTGTAAAATAGTTGTGCGAATGACTAGATTGATCCTTAGATGAGTAAAATTGTTTATTCCGTGAATGGAAAGtgaataaaatttgtccaaatcAATACATCATTCGTCTGTCAAAGAAATCCAAGTACGATCAGGCACAAATGGGAGCCACCAGAATTTGGAACGGTCACTTTGTAAAGAAACGGTATTTTATGTCAAACCAGGCTAATTATAATCAAACTAGTTGATAGGGTCAAGTTTAATACCACCAAGAGAAGATAAAGGGCTGCCACGCAACGCTGTCTCTCAAgactacaataaaataaatatgcAGGTATTGGTTGCAAAGAGTTACGTTGCGTGACAGATGTATTCCTCTTGAGCAAATGGTAGCCTGTGGGCGACTAGGTGGGGCATGTTTTGCACGCTACCCCTAACAAAGGCGTAGTCCACCCCAAACTATAGAGCACGCCGAAGAAGCCGCAGCTGTAGACGGAGCGCTCTTGTGTAGTAAGTAGGTGGTACCGGTGGACTCAGCTACTTTTAGAATTTCTTCTTACGGTTTTATTCGACAAAATGGAGCCGCATATGCTAGTCGACCAAGGCCTCAACGAAGCTGTTGCTCAGCGCGTGTCGGAGATCTTTGCGTCGGGGATTCTTTCTCCTGAAGAACTTGACGATCGAGCGTTCGAAGCTCTTCGCGAATTCGACCAAGAAGGCGCTTTAGAAGTGCTGAGTCAGTTCGCAAACAGTGATCTGACTCATGTTCAAAACAAGAGTGCTTTCCTCTGTGGAGTTATGAAAACCTACGTTACAAAATCCACCAGCGCCACTACCGGTGAAACAACAAACGCGGCCATCGAGGTCGTGGACAAAGCAGATGAAAGCAAGATCAAAGCACTGCTTGATAGAACTGGATACACGTTAGATATCACTTCTGGACAAAGGAAATATGGGGGCCCGCCACCTGGATGGGAAGGTCCTGCACCAGGAACAGGAGGCAGTGAAGTAAGACGTGTTAAACTATGATGTTTAAACATACGTGCCGCATGCTTTGATAGCATGAATCGCTGTATTTTCATAATTTACTACATTCTTTGTTTCTGCATgtgagtttctttttcttctcatttgATTAATCCTTTTGAAGAAGTCAACATTTTCAAACTTAATTTGAGTACTTTTGGGGGCAAAAATCGCTTCCGTATGAATTTGGGCCAAAGTAGGCATTCGAGACCTCAAAAACCTGGTTTTGCCTTATCGAAGGGAAGATCCGTCCAGCTCTCAATTTACTTGAATTATTCAGCTGTCGAATAGGGCAGTTTTCCAAGTTTTTCAGGAATAGCAGTAGTACAACTAACAGAAGTGCGAAATTTCGCTGAAATGAAAATGTGAAACTTAACAAAAGTTTCTGTAGTAATTATTGTGATATTTGGAAAACCTTGCTTGTAAAGATGTTGATTGAGAGGATTTCAAGGAAAGTGTTGAAATAAGGTGTTTATTACGATTTTTCTCCTAAAGTGAATTATTCCAgaatttttattgtacttgACAATTGAACAAGTGAAAGTTCTTACCTTGGCTAAACCTGCTTCTTCTTGTGAATTTGGTACACCCAAAAAGTAGGTCATAGGAAGATTACAAAGCTGGCTTCTTTATTCCACTTGATGGAGTGCCAGTGCTGAAAAAGTcagcttttttattttattctggTCGCAATTTGGGCCTTAGCAtctcaatgataataatagttattgatatacaaaattcttttgtttcactctGCTACAGATGCAGCACCGCAATTTCTTGACTAACTCAACCCTACTTTCCTATATTTTCTTCCACAGAAAGGATGCTGCCAAGTGTTTGTTGGAAAGATCCCTAGAGATTGCTTTGAAGATGAGATTATTCCTCTCCTGGAAGAATGTGGGCAAGTGTACGATTTTCGTTTGATGATGGACCCAGAGTCGGGATTAAACAGAGGCTTTGGCTTTTGCACATTTGCATCCAAGGCTGAAGTACAAAATGCAGTGAAGAAACTGGATAACAAGGAAATACGCCCTGGCAGGAAGCTGGGTGTTTGTGTCTCTGTCGCAAACAACCGCCTCTTTGTTGGCTCCATCCCCAAGAATAAAACCAAAGATGAAATATTAGATGAATTTTCAAGGGTGACTTCAGATGTGACTGATGTCATTGTATATTTGTCCTCCGAGAACAAAGGCAAAAACAGAGGGTTTGCGTTCATCGAATACGAAAGCCACAAAGCAGCAGCTCTGGCCAAACGCCGGCTTCAAAGTGGAAAGATTCATGTGTGGGGTATGACTCTGGCCAAGGTTGAATGGGCCGATCCGCAGGAAGAACCAGATGAAGAGGTTATGGCAAAGGTGTgtaatgttatttttgtttacatgtATCTCACTTGATTGGTTAGTGCAT is a genomic window of Acropora muricata isolate sample 2 chromosome 8, ASM3666990v1, whole genome shotgun sequence containing:
- the LOC136925318 gene encoding heterogeneous nuclear ribonucleoprotein R-like, whose product is MEPHMLVDQGLNEAVAQRVSEIFASGILSPEELDDRAFEALREFDQEGALEVLSQFANSDLTHVQNKSAFLCGVMKTYVTKSTSATTGETTNAAIEVVDKADESKIKALLDRTGYTLDITSGQRKYGGPPPGWEGPAPGTGGSEKGCCQVFVGKIPRDCFEDEIIPLLEECGQVYDFRLMMDPESGLNRGFGFCTFASKAEVQNAVKKLDNKEIRPGRKLGVCVSVANNRLFVGSIPKNKTKDEILDEFSRVTSDVTDVIVYLSSENKGKNRGFAFIEYESHKAAALAKRRLQSGKIHVWGMTLAKVEWADPQEEPDEEVMAKVKVVYVRNISPNITEEKIQEEFGQYGTVERVKKIKDYAFVHFSERQHALSAIEGLNNKVWDDIAIDVSLAKPQPANKNQRRGGGPGAGSRGNQPRGGGPRGRGRGRGGYNQGYDANAGYDSYYDGSYDDGSSYDAYYGDGGYGGEDYSTYSGGYGASDYGGSYAYDGAGGSADYSVPPVGRGGRGGRGAPRGTFPRGSRGGPIRGGPRGGGSRGGGPRGGMRGGRGGPGPRGGRGGPPRGRGGIGSAGGYGPQKRKFGGDGYQGGAGGYPEPKRSYTDYSGQDYGQDQHWGQDYGYADQGEQQWYQDSSWSQQW